The Amycolatopsis mongoliensis genome includes a window with the following:
- a CDS encoding FAD binding domain-containing protein → MPAFDAVVDVVGPRGERTLPLKDLHVEPGDDPAREHTLNPGELLLRIRVPATPAGRGSTYLKIRDRESCAFALASAAVALTVEDGVVRDCRIALGGVATRPWRAEDAERTLRGAPLTAEAARQAGEIAFAGARPGTSNGFRVEPGIRTVADEVRIAAERAAR, encoded by the coding sequence CTGCCGGCCTTCGACGCGGTCGTCGACGTCGTCGGCCCCCGCGGCGAGCGCACGCTTCCCCTGAAGGACCTGCACGTCGAACCGGGCGACGACCCGGCGCGCGAGCACACCCTGAACCCCGGCGAGCTGCTCCTGCGGATCCGTGTCCCCGCGACGCCCGCGGGCCGCGGCTCCACCTACCTGAAGATCCGTGACCGCGAGTCCTGCGCCTTCGCGCTCGCCTCCGCCGCGGTCGCCCTGACCGTCGAGGACGGCGTGGTCCGCGACTGCCGGATCGCCCTCGGCGGCGTCGCCACCCGGCCCTGGCGGGCCGAAGACGCCGAACGCACGCTGCGGGGAGCGCCGCTGACGGCCGAGGCCGCCCGGCAGGCCGGGGAAATCGCGTTCGCCGGCGCGCGTCCCGGCACCTCCAACGGATTCCGAGTCGAACCGGGCATCCGCACCGTCGCCGATGAGGTGCGCATCGCCGCGGAGAGGGCTGCCCGATGA
- a CDS encoding ABC transporter substrate-binding protein gives MGWTRNIRVAALVAVAALGLTACGGGDDKPAAAGKGGAPIVVASFNFTDSQILAEIYAQALEAKGYPVTRKLNLGSRELIYPSLKSGELQFIPEYQGSAIAAGFGADPVKDAKGEHEQLAKLLEPSGVSLLDYAAAEDKNTYIVKADLAKSKGLATIGDLKKLDKVVLAGGPECEKRLTCFKGFTDVYKLTNATFQTVQELGPRVQQLDSGAVTVIPVDSVSPLAGDSKYVALKDDLAMVPTENVVPAVTKKVLDERGADFAAAVNAVSAKLTTEGMRDLNKRVDSDGEKAADVAKDWLSQQGLG, from the coding sequence GTGGGCTGGACCCGGAACATCCGAGTGGCCGCGCTGGTGGCGGTGGCCGCTCTGGGCCTGACAGCGTGCGGCGGCGGGGACGACAAGCCCGCCGCGGCGGGCAAGGGCGGGGCGCCGATCGTCGTCGCGTCCTTCAACTTCACCGACAGCCAGATCCTCGCCGAGATCTACGCGCAGGCGCTGGAAGCCAAGGGCTACCCGGTGACGCGGAAGCTGAACCTGGGCTCGCGGGAGCTGATCTACCCGTCGCTGAAGTCCGGTGAGCTGCAGTTCATCCCGGAGTACCAGGGCTCGGCGATCGCCGCCGGGTTCGGCGCGGACCCGGTGAAGGACGCCAAGGGCGAACACGAGCAGCTGGCCAAGCTGCTCGAGCCCAGCGGCGTCTCGCTGCTGGACTACGCGGCGGCGGAAGACAAGAACACCTACATCGTGAAGGCCGACCTGGCGAAGTCGAAGGGCCTCGCGACCATCGGCGACCTGAAGAAGCTCGACAAGGTCGTCCTGGCCGGTGGCCCGGAGTGCGAGAAGCGGCTGACCTGCTTCAAGGGCTTCACGGACGTCTACAAGCTGACGAACGCGACGTTCCAGACCGTCCAGGAGCTCGGCCCGCGGGTGCAGCAGCTCGACTCCGGGGCCGTCACGGTGATCCCGGTCGACTCGGTGAGCCCGCTGGCCGGCGACTCGAAGTACGTCGCACTGAAGGACGACCTGGCCATGGTGCCGACCGAGAACGTGGTCCCGGCGGTGACCAAGAAGGTCCTCGACGAGCGCGGAGCGGACTTCGCGGCCGCGGTCAACGCGGTGAGCGCGAAGCTCACCACGGAGGGGATGCGCGACCTGAACAAGCGCGTCGACTCCGACGGCGAGAAGGCCGCGGACGTGGCGAAGGACTGGCTGTCGCAGCAGGGCCTCGGCTGA
- a CDS encoding TetR/AcrR family transcriptional regulator, which produces MVTKKPDATRRSERSRRAILAATRELIVELGYAKVSIDAIAARAGVGKQTIYRWWPAKGAVVFDSVLELSADPSGAVAALPDTGDLEADLRQVLRATVAEFADPAFEAPIRALNTEIANDPDLAALYRERLAAPVDEAKKDRLRSAQRAGQLDPGADLDLLLEVLYAPLYQRWLLRTGPLTESYADALVATVLKAFGP; this is translated from the coding sequence ATGGTCACCAAGAAGCCCGACGCCACCCGGCGCAGCGAACGGTCCCGCCGGGCGATCCTCGCGGCGACCCGCGAGCTGATCGTGGAGCTGGGCTACGCCAAGGTGTCGATCGACGCCATCGCCGCCCGCGCCGGCGTCGGCAAGCAGACGATCTACCGGTGGTGGCCGGCCAAGGGCGCGGTCGTGTTCGACTCGGTCCTCGAGCTGAGCGCCGACCCCTCGGGGGCGGTCGCCGCGCTGCCCGACACCGGCGACCTGGAAGCCGACCTGCGCCAGGTGCTGCGCGCGACGGTCGCCGAGTTCGCCGACCCGGCGTTCGAGGCCCCGATCCGCGCGCTCAACACGGAGATCGCGAACGACCCGGACCTGGCCGCGCTCTACCGCGAACGGCTGGCCGCCCCCGTGGACGAAGCGAAGAAGGACCGGTTGCGCAGCGCCCAGCGGGCCGGTCAGCTCGATCCCGGCGCCGACCTGGATCTGCTGCTGGAAGTGCTCTACGCGCCGCTGTACCAGCGGTGGCTGCTGCGCACCGGCCCGCTGACCGAAAGCTACGCGGACGCGCTGGTCGCGACGGTGCTGAAAGCGTTCGGCCCCTAG
- a CDS encoding SDR family NAD(P)-dependent oxidoreductase, translating to MTATDGQVWFVTGASRGLGRAITEAALKAGHRVVAASRTEGTLAGAYSGQLVRLPLDVTDRSAVVETVKRAAAVFGGLDVVVNNAGVMLYGMVEEATEEQVRAHFDVNFFGALWVAQAVLPHLKGGGRLLQVTSMGSGGGMASVGFYGAGKAALDAVSDALAMEVERFGVHVTNLQMGGYATGLFTSGTTATAPDPAYRELREELAEMWGDDAGPAPETAAPVVLRVAALDEPPRRLVVGSASSDIVQELARTRAEQYARWEDLSRQAPG from the coding sequence ATGACGGCTACCGATGGTCAGGTCTGGTTCGTCACCGGGGCTTCACGCGGCCTGGGCCGGGCCATCACCGAAGCCGCGCTGAAGGCCGGGCACCGCGTGGTCGCCGCGTCCCGCACCGAAGGCACCCTCGCCGGCGCCTACTCCGGGCAGCTCGTCCGCCTCCCGCTGGACGTGACCGACCGGAGCGCCGTGGTCGAGACGGTGAAGCGCGCGGCCGCCGTCTTCGGCGGCCTGGACGTCGTCGTCAACAACGCCGGGGTGATGCTCTACGGAATGGTCGAAGAGGCCACCGAAGAGCAGGTCCGCGCGCACTTCGACGTCAACTTCTTCGGCGCGCTCTGGGTCGCCCAAGCCGTGCTGCCGCACCTGAAGGGCGGCGGCCGGCTGCTGCAGGTGACGTCGATGGGCAGCGGCGGCGGGATGGCGTCGGTCGGGTTCTACGGCGCCGGCAAGGCGGCGCTCGACGCGGTGAGCGACGCACTGGCGATGGAGGTGGAGCGCTTCGGCGTGCACGTGACGAACCTGCAGATGGGCGGCTACGCCACCGGCCTCTTCACCAGCGGCACGACGGCGACCGCTCCCGACCCCGCCTACCGCGAGCTGCGCGAGGAGCTGGCGGAGATGTGGGGTGACGACGCCGGTCCCGCCCCCGAGACGGCGGCACCGGTCGTGCTGCGGGTCGCCGCCCTGGACGAGCCGCCGCGGCGGCTCGTCGTCGGCAGCGCGTCCTCCGACATCGTTCAGGAGCTCGCGCGGACGCGCGCCGAGCAGTACGCGCGATGGGAAGACCTCAGCCGTCAGGCACCCGGCTGA
- a CDS encoding SDR family NAD(P)-dependent oxidoreductase produces the protein MSKLALVTGATSGIGRAFAERLAADGHDLVIVGRRQDRLDEFAAAHTDVKVRAVAADLSGDQGIDTVAEIAATEPLDLLVNNAGVAHYMPLADLPAAQARELVKVKVLAPTMLARAAVAGMQERGRGAIVNVAGMIAFSGPAPHSQMPRRAVYAGTLAHLVTLSQTLSAELEGTGVRVQVVCPGVVATEFHERQGMDLSAIPRMSAADVVSASLRGLELGEVVCAPGVEDTSLLDAVFRAELAAFGGQGTELAGRYRDGQIS, from the coding sequence ATGAGCAAGCTCGCACTCGTCACCGGCGCCACGTCCGGGATCGGGAGGGCGTTCGCCGAACGCCTCGCCGCCGACGGCCACGACCTGGTGATCGTCGGCCGGCGGCAGGACCGGCTGGACGAGTTCGCCGCCGCCCACACCGACGTCAAGGTCCGTGCCGTGGCGGCCGACCTCTCCGGCGACCAAGGCATCGACACCGTCGCGGAGATCGCCGCCACCGAACCCCTCGACCTGCTGGTGAACAACGCGGGCGTCGCGCACTACATGCCCCTGGCCGACCTGCCCGCCGCCCAGGCCCGCGAACTGGTCAAGGTCAAGGTCCTCGCCCCGACGATGCTCGCCCGCGCGGCCGTCGCGGGCATGCAGGAACGCGGCCGCGGCGCCATCGTCAACGTGGCGGGCATGATCGCGTTCAGCGGACCGGCGCCCCACTCGCAGATGCCCCGGCGCGCGGTCTACGCCGGCACCCTCGCCCACCTGGTCACGCTGTCCCAGACCCTGAGCGCCGAGCTCGAAGGCACCGGCGTCCGGGTCCAGGTGGTGTGCCCCGGCGTGGTCGCGACGGAGTTCCACGAACGCCAGGGCATGGACCTGAGCGCGATCCCCCGGATGAGCGCCGCCGACGTCGTGTCCGCCTCGCTGCGCGGCCTGGAGCTCGGCGAAGTCGTCTGCGCCCCCGGTGTCGAGGACACGAGCCTCCTCGACGCGGTCTTCCGGGCCGAGCTGGCCGCCTTCGGGGGCCAGGGCACGGAACTCGCCGGCCGCTACCGGGACGGTCAGATCTCGTAG
- a CDS encoding FAD binding domain-containing protein, with the protein MCTSPVRSSIAPPSTCGAGTPPGSAGTKVLAGGTTLYDLMKLGIETPPAVVDVHRLPELNTVETREHELVFGAGARMADVADHPVVRDEYPALSESLWRAASQQLRNMASVGGNLLQRTRCSYFRGGPEFPGNKREPGSGCAARGATTAPTRCWAPVTRASRPTPVTGPSRCRPSTRSSTSSAPAASARFP; encoded by the coding sequence ATGTGCACCTCCCCGGTGCGCTCGTCGATCGCACCGCCCTCGACCTGTGGGGCCGGGACGCCGCCCGGCTCGGCCGGCACGAAGGTGCTCGCCGGCGGCACGACGCTCTACGACCTCATGAAGCTCGGCATCGAGACCCCGCCCGCCGTCGTCGACGTGCACCGGCTGCCCGAGCTGAACACCGTCGAGACCCGCGAACACGAGCTGGTCTTCGGCGCCGGGGCCCGGATGGCCGACGTCGCCGACCACCCGGTCGTCCGCGACGAGTACCCCGCCTTGTCCGAGTCGCTCTGGCGGGCCGCGTCCCAGCAGCTGCGGAACATGGCGAGCGTCGGCGGGAACCTGTTGCAGCGCACCCGCTGCAGCTACTTCCGCGGCGGCCCGGAGTTCCCCGGCAACAAGCGTGAGCCCGGCTCCGGCTGTGCGGCGCGAGGAGCCACGACCGCACCCACGCGCTGCTGGGCGCCAGTGACGCGTGCATCGCGACCTACCCCGGTGACTGGGCCATCGCGCTGCCGGCCTTCGACGCGGTCGTCGACGTCGTCGGCCCCCGCGGCGAGCGCACGCTTCCCCTGA
- a CDS encoding helix-turn-helix domain-containing protein: MTDEPNLLGDHLRARRELLTPAQAGLPVTGVRRVPGLRREEVAMLAGISADYYLRLEQGRDRNPSRSVLESLARVLQLDEDTTAYLIGLADPKPRRPRRRRKETVPPSMVKFLAALPLPAFVEGRYLDVLAANPLAAAISPRLVAGANRLRDVFLDPAEQALFPDWELATRGLVAGFRQSVGTEIADPRFIELVGELSLASPRFRELWARHDVANRRGATVRFDHPLVGELVLNREKLLLSEAPGLVLAVYHPDPGTDAADKLALLASAALAPATTRNTTSTEQDNHA, from the coding sequence ATGACCGACGAGCCGAACCTCCTGGGCGACCACCTGCGCGCCCGGCGTGAGCTGCTCACCCCCGCGCAGGCGGGCCTCCCGGTCACCGGTGTGCGGCGGGTCCCGGGCCTGCGCCGGGAAGAGGTCGCGATGCTGGCCGGCATCAGCGCCGACTACTACCTGCGCCTGGAACAGGGCCGCGACCGCAACCCGTCGAGATCGGTCCTCGAGTCGCTGGCCCGCGTGCTGCAGCTCGACGAGGACACCACGGCCTACCTGATCGGCCTCGCCGATCCGAAGCCCCGCCGGCCGCGGCGGCGCCGCAAGGAGACCGTCCCGCCGAGCATGGTCAAGTTCCTGGCGGCGCTACCGCTGCCCGCGTTCGTCGAGGGCCGCTACCTCGACGTGCTGGCGGCCAACCCGCTCGCCGCGGCGATCTCGCCCCGCCTCGTCGCGGGCGCCAACCGGCTGCGGGACGTCTTCCTCGACCCGGCCGAGCAGGCGCTCTTCCCGGACTGGGAGCTCGCCACGCGAGGACTGGTCGCGGGCTTCCGCCAGTCCGTCGGCACCGAGATCGCCGATCCCCGGTTCATCGAGCTCGTCGGCGAGCTTTCCCTGGCCAGCCCCCGGTTCCGGGAGCTGTGGGCACGCCACGACGTCGCGAACCGGCGGGGCGCGACCGTGCGGTTCGACCACCCGCTGGTCGGCGAACTGGTGCTGAACCGGGAAAAGCTGCTCCTCAGCGAGGCCCCGGGGCTCGTGCTCGCCGTCTACCACCCCGACCCCGGCACGGACGCCGCGGACAAGCTGGCCCTCCTGGCCTCCGCCGCCCTGGCCCCGGCCACCACCCGGAACACGACCTCCACCGAACAGGACAACCACGCATGA
- a CDS encoding MarR family winged helix-turn-helix transcriptional regulator, which yields MGRTRWLSAEEKHAWTALRTTYALLHHRMDQQLKRDAGLSHLQYEILSRLAAAPERELRMAELACAVANSKSGLTYQIGQLEQAGLVSRRTCESDVRAVYAVLTEAGAARLSRAAPGHVALVRELLVDVLTPEQLRALADGLGEANRRMQASEDCGG from the coding sequence ATGGGTCGCACGCGGTGGCTGAGCGCCGAGGAGAAGCATGCGTGGACAGCGCTGCGCACGACGTACGCCCTGCTGCACCACCGCATGGACCAGCAGCTCAAGCGCGACGCGGGCTTGTCCCACCTGCAGTACGAGATCCTGTCCCGCCTGGCGGCGGCTCCCGAGCGGGAGCTGCGGATGGCCGAGCTGGCGTGCGCGGTAGCCAACTCCAAGAGCGGGCTGACCTACCAGATCGGGCAGCTGGAGCAGGCGGGATTGGTGAGCCGCCGAACGTGCGAGAGCGATGTCCGGGCGGTTTACGCGGTCCTCACCGAGGCTGGGGCGGCCCGCCTGTCACGCGCGGCGCCGGGGCATGTCGCGTTGGTGCGGGAGCTGCTGGTGGATGTCCTGACTCCGGAGCAGCTGCGAGCACTGGCTGATGGGCTCGGCGAGGCGAACCGCCGCATGCAGGCTTCGGAAGACTGCGGCGGTTAG
- a CDS encoding sugar phosphate isomerase/epimerase family protein — MVHPDEAERSAAVRYWKRMIEVTAELGCSLMNSEFNGSPATASASEAAFWCSLEELLPVFEREGIALNLEAHPDDFCEVNDPAVGLVGAVNLPWVNYLYCALRTFHLSGNDPGADVGKMLRYAGSTLAHLHIADSYSHEGSSGLRCIMNPPGTPARIHQSTWTSGRVRSIGVRSFPLCASFGSMGSLRFVFLLGRNGLSSLRSSCLSGFQGARLLGMRLRRGVGNRRFLFLLPARCGSADSPRNGVPAGLRRDHPFV, encoded by the coding sequence GTGGTCCACCCCGACGAGGCGGAGCGTTCCGCGGCGGTGCGGTACTGGAAGCGGATGATCGAGGTCACGGCGGAGCTGGGCTGCTCGCTGATGAACTCGGAGTTCAACGGCAGTCCCGCGACCGCATCCGCGAGCGAAGCCGCGTTTTGGTGCTCGCTGGAGGAACTGCTGCCGGTCTTCGAGCGCGAGGGCATAGCGTTGAACCTCGAAGCCCATCCCGACGACTTCTGCGAGGTCAACGATCCCGCCGTCGGTCTGGTCGGGGCTGTCAACCTTCCGTGGGTGAACTACTTGTACTGCGCGCTGCGCACCTTCCACCTCTCAGGCAACGATCCGGGTGCCGACGTCGGCAAGATGCTGCGGTACGCCGGTTCGACGCTGGCGCATCTGCACATCGCGGATTCCTACAGCCACGAGGGGTCCTCGGGGTTGCGGTGCATCATGAACCCGCCCGGCACGCCCGCTCGGATCCATCAGAGCACCTGGACATCGGGCAGGGTGAGGTCGATTGGGGTGCGTTCTTTTCCACTCTGCGCGAGCTTCGGTTCGATGGGGTCGCTACGGTTTGTGTTTTTGCTTGGGAGGAACGGGCTGTCGAGTCTTCGAAGTTCATGCTTGAGCGGGTTCCAAGGAGCTCGTCTTCTAGGGATGCGGCTTCGCCGGGGCGTGGGAAATCGGCGCTTCCTGTTCTTGCTTCCCGCTCGGTGCGGGAGCGCCGATTCCCCACGCAACGGTGTCCCTGCCGGGCTTCGTCGTGATCATCCTTTCGTGTGA
- a CDS encoding HNH endonuclease signature motif containing protein, with product MWKADAVALADRISALLTVVRSAEAEIGALLMEIESRGVMELFGYRSVGRLFEHLADVPKAAAENVVKRARALTSSRNLDGTPIPAVAPTTGAAALDGRLSTPMIDTIVGVMTQVPPEHRDNAERDLLSFAEEAGHKQVAALGARILAHLDPDGTEPDTTEPDTTEPATPSRELSLRRKRSGVWELQGRFDDETGARASALLDSLAERRRADDGPDFRSPQERYGDAFSDAIDLALNSPDLPMQAGERAHVMVAVSLEDLKSGVGQATLGDTGRISAAEARIHACDCQIIPAVLGGKGEPLDLGRLRRLVSPGLRRALYLRDRGCAFPGCHRPPRHCQGHHIRHWADGGPTELGNLVLMCGHHHRLLHRSGWQVRIAADGLPEFFPPVFLDRRRKPRRNNLHEPLPFAA from the coding sequence ATGTGGAAAGCAGACGCGGTGGCCCTGGCCGACCGTATCTCCGCGCTGCTCACCGTCGTGCGGTCTGCCGAGGCTGAGATCGGTGCCCTGCTGATGGAAATCGAGTCGCGCGGGGTCATGGAACTGTTCGGCTACCGGTCTGTCGGCCGGTTGTTCGAGCATCTCGCTGATGTTCCCAAGGCTGCCGCCGAGAACGTCGTCAAACGAGCCCGAGCCCTCACCTCTAGTCGCAATCTCGACGGCACACCCATTCCCGCTGTCGCTCCCACCACCGGCGCCGCCGCGTTGGACGGCCGGTTGAGCACTCCGATGATCGACACCATCGTCGGTGTCATGACGCAAGTTCCGCCCGAGCACCGCGATAACGCCGAACGAGACTTGCTGTCCTTCGCCGAAGAAGCCGGACACAAGCAGGTCGCCGCACTGGGCGCCCGCATCCTCGCCCACCTCGACCCCGACGGCACCGAACCCGACACCACCGAACCCGACACCACCGAACCGGCCACCCCCAGCCGCGAACTCTCCTTGCGCCGCAAAAGATCCGGGGTCTGGGAACTTCAGGGCCGGTTCGATGACGAGACCGGCGCCCGCGCCAGCGCCCTGCTGGACTCTCTGGCCGAACGCCGCAGGGCCGACGATGGTCCCGACTTCCGTTCCCCGCAGGAACGTTACGGCGATGCCTTCTCCGACGCGATCGACTTGGCCCTGAATTCCCCGGACCTGCCGATGCAGGCGGGTGAACGAGCGCACGTGATGGTCGCGGTCTCGTTGGAAGACTTGAAGTCCGGTGTCGGCCAGGCAACCTTAGGCGATACCGGCCGCATATCCGCAGCCGAAGCCCGGATCCACGCCTGCGACTGCCAGATCATCCCGGCGGTGCTGGGTGGCAAGGGTGAACCCCTCGATCTCGGCCGTCTCCGGCGGTTGGTCTCACCCGGACTTCGCCGGGCGTTGTACTTGCGCGACCGTGGGTGTGCTTTCCCCGGTTGTCATCGGCCGCCTCGGCATTGTCAGGGGCACCATATCCGGCACTGGGCTGATGGCGGGCCGACCGAGCTGGGCAACCTGGTCCTGATGTGCGGCCACCACCATCGGTTGCTGCACCGTTCCGGTTGGCAGGTCCGCATAGCTGCCGATGGACTACCCGAGTTCTTTCCGCCGGTGTTCTTGGACAGGCGCCGAAAACCCAGGCGCAACAACCTTCATGAGCCTTTACCGTTCGCCGCCTGA
- a CDS encoding pyridoxamine 5'-phosphate oxidase family protein translates to MQNDDLAAHARDLISANTYLTLGTTDDDGGPWTCPVYFAPAGDHTFVWVSETGARHSRNLAARPRVSLVVFDSTVAPYHGRAVYAVGEARELSGEALDRALASYPRGDGDGATAVTLEDVSGASPYRMYSAIAAEMWVLCPRDPGQPCPLHGVARDHRVQL, encoded by the coding sequence ATGCAGAACGACGACCTGGCGGCGCACGCCCGCGACCTGATTTCGGCGAACACGTACCTCACCCTGGGCACGACCGACGACGACGGCGGACCCTGGACGTGCCCGGTCTACTTCGCCCCGGCCGGCGACCACACGTTCGTGTGGGTCTCGGAGACCGGCGCCCGCCACTCGCGCAACCTCGCCGCGCGCCCGCGGGTCAGCCTGGTCGTTTTCGACTCGACGGTTGCGCCGTACCACGGCCGGGCCGTGTACGCGGTGGGAGAGGCGCGGGAGCTGTCGGGCGAGGCGCTCGACCGAGCCTTGGCGAGCTATCCCCGAGGTGACGGCGACGGCGCGACGGCGGTGACGCTCGAAGACGTGTCCGGCGCGTCGCCCTACCGGATGTACTCGGCGATCGCGGCGGAGATGTGGGTCCTGTGCCCGCGGGATCCCGGGCAGCCGTGCCCGTTGCACGGCGTTGCCCGGGACCACCGGGTTCAGCTGTAG